The DNA sequence GCCTTGCCCCTGACATTTTTCAGGGGAACGAATCCCCAGAAACGGCTGTCGTTGCTGTTGTCCCTGTTGTCCCCCATCATGAAGAGCTTCCCCTCCGGCACGGTGACAGGCCCGAAGTTGTCCCTCCCCTCCATGAACCCCGAAGGGGAACTGTCGAAGTACCTTGCATGCACATCCGGGACCATTTTGCCGTTGACGAAAAGCTTCTTCTTTCGCATCTCCACAGTGTCTCCGCCCACAGCCACGCAGCGCTTGATGAAATCAATCCTCGGGTTTTTCGGGTACTTGAAGACGATGATATCCCCCCTGTGCGGTTTTTCAAAAACCAGAACCCTGCTGTCCATGAAAGGGATATCATAGCCGTAAATAAATTTACTGACCAGAATGTGATCGCCCACGAGCAGGGTAGGCACCATGGAGGGCGAGGGAATCTTGAAGGCCTGGACAACGAAGGTCCTGATGAAGAGGGCGAGGACCAGAGCCAGCACAATGGCCTCGACATACTCGCCGACCTTACTGTGTCTCTTCGTCTTCCACCACGCAAACAGGCCTCCTTTCCCTGGGATGGTTTCGGTTTGATCGTTATCCTTCGACACTCGTTTCTCCTCTCAATTATCCACCTTAAGGACGGCCATGAA is a window from the bacterium BMS3Abin14 genome containing:
- the lepB gene encoding signal peptidase I; the encoded protein is MSKDNDQTETIPGKGGLFAWWKTKRHSKVGEYVEAIVLALVLALFIRTFVVQAFKIPSPSMVPTLLVGDHILVSKFIYGYDIPFMDSRVLVFEKPHRGDIIVFKYPKNPRIDFIKRCVAVGGDTVEMRKKKLFVNGKMVPDVHARYFDSSPSGFMEGRDNFGPVTVPEGKLFMMGDNRDNSNDSRFWGFVPLKNVRGKAFMIYWSWDKSRSLPRIGRMGELLK